The nucleotide window TGGGAAAGGACTAAAGGAGATCACAGTTGATAGGTGACAGTTAACAGCTGTATTAATGTAAAATTATTTTTTATCAGAATGACCCAGGCTCATGCCTGGGTTTATTTTATCCCGCAGGAGCTGCTTCAACTCTTTAATCTCCATAAATCCTCCATTGGCTTTACGATCAAATACCGCCTGATCGTCTACATAAATAACAAATATGCCACTTGTAGTTCCTGGTTTGAGGGTCACGGCTTCAATAAAGTCCCCGAAAGTAGTTAAAAACTCCTGTGCCATATAAGCAGCCCGCAGCATCCAGCCGCATTTGGGACAATATTCTATGATAATGGTTGGTTTCATTTTATGTGTAATTTCTCAAATTCTATATAAAACTAAAGATTTCCTAATTCAATTATCGCTATTACTAAATGTTGCGCGTAACACAAGTTTCAACTGATTAGGTTTGCAGAAAGCAAATTATATGAAAGAGCTTACGTTAAGTAAGATGCTCACTTTTCTTTTTACACTGGGAGCATTAAACCTATCCTATGGTCAGAATATACAAGATTATCAGGGTGGAATTACCGGAGGAACAATTAGTTTTAGCAGTAAGACAAATACTCGCCAGTATGCTTTTGGACTAAGCGTACACCCGGTCCCCTATAGTGGCCTCAAAGGAAAGTTTTATATTAACTACCCAAAGAATGAAAACCGCAAGCAAACCAATCTCCATTATTTTCCAGGTGTAGAAAAAATCAGGATTAGCCTTCATATTGATACTGCAGTTTATAATATTGACGATATGCGTTATTTTATAATGGACGGTGACTCCACTATCCGGGTCGACTGGAGCAAACCGCCTCGAAAAGGGCGCTGGCAAGCTCAGGAAAATGGAGAAAGCACTACCACTGTTTTTTTAGATAATATAGAATGCAATAACAAAGTACTAACCATCAAATTATACAGTATTAAAAATCCTGAGAGCATTCTCACAACGATTGTGAGCACAAAAATTTTAGAGAACCCTTTATTATATAGTGTGACTGCTCTTAGCAATTTAGATGGTTTTTCTAAAAGAGAAAAAAGAGGCAAGCCCTCGCTTAGCAGGCGAACCCCACTTAATCTGAAAAATGCCTCCATTAATAACGATATTAATATAAGTGGTGTAACCTTGGTTTTGCGACCTAATAACTCTATTTATTTTTTCAGAAGCTATCTCATTCGAGAAGAAAAAGGCAACGCTGACACAATAAATCTTCATTTGAACTGGAGTTTAAAAGAGTATAAAAGCTTCGAGGGGTACCCTCCGGGAGTTTACTCCGCCAGCCTAACTGGATTTACGACAAAGCCGGGCAAATACAAAATATTGATCACCACAGCAGACTACGGAATTGAATCAGCTCAATA belongs to Niabella yanshanensis and includes:
- a CDS encoding SelT/SelW/SelH family protein, whose translation is MKPTIIIEYCPKCGWMLRAAYMAQEFLTTFGDFIEAVTLKPGTTSGIFVIYVDDQAVFDRKANGGFMEIKELKQLLRDKINPGMSLGHSDKK
- a CDS encoding sensor histidine kinase; this translates as MQKANYMKELTLSKMLTFLFTLGALNLSYGQNIQDYQGGITGGTISFSSKTNTRQYAFGLSVHPVPYSGLKGKFYINYPKNENRKQTNLHYFPGVEKIRISLHIDTAVYNIDDMRYFIMDGDSTIRVDWSKPPRKGRWQAQENGESTTTVFLDNIECNNKVLTIKLYSIKNPESILTTIVSTKILENPLLYSVTALSNLDGFSKREKRGKPSLSRRTPLNLKNASINNDINISGVTLVLRPNNSIYFFRSYLIREEKGNADTINLHLNWSLKEYKSFEGYPPGVYSASLTGFTTKPGKYKILITTADYGIESAQYGIREEGSPANTFPPAYTEMEFEVLQPYTFSLVSVFLIIGALMVCVCLWVLYSKKRQQKKILKEQLANKEVQLNLQSIRSQLNPHFIFNALSGIQTLMNKNETDTANEYLAKFARLTRRVLDDAGKEQVSLADEAALLDDYLKMEQLRFGFQYNITIDDKLSEDIQIPVMLLQPLVENAVKHGMVEKKKNGVIEVGFSKNGDNLVLKVTDNGEGFDKESLVSGKGLELTKNRVSLSNTIYKNTPLSFDIEPTTAGTAATIILKNWLS